Proteins encoded together in one Microbacterium oxydans window:
- a CDS encoding ABC transporter ATP-binding protein, which yields MTNTAISVRGIEKSYKDLHVLRGVDFEVEKGSIFALLGSNGAGKTTIVRILSTLLKSDAGTATVQGVDVATDPVGVRERISLTGQFAAVDEILTGRENLVLVAKLRHLPDAGKVADDLLATFRLTDAGARKVGTYSGGMRRRLDIAMSLVGHPEVIYLDEPTTGLDPEARIEVWDVVKELAHTGTTVLLTTQYLDEAEQLADRIAILHEGRIIANGTLADLKKLLPAAKVEYVEKQPTLEEIFLTLIGPKASEKKEDAA from the coding sequence ATGACGAACACCGCCATCTCGGTGCGGGGCATCGAGAAGTCCTACAAGGATCTGCACGTGCTGCGCGGCGTCGACTTCGAGGTGGAGAAGGGCAGCATCTTCGCCCTCCTCGGCTCGAACGGCGCCGGCAAGACGACGATCGTGCGCATCCTCTCCACCCTGCTGAAGTCGGATGCCGGTACGGCGACCGTGCAGGGTGTGGATGTCGCCACCGACCCGGTCGGCGTCCGTGAGCGCATCAGCCTCACGGGACAGTTCGCCGCGGTCGACGAGATCCTCACCGGACGCGAGAACCTCGTGCTCGTCGCGAAGCTGCGGCACCTGCCCGACGCCGGCAAGGTCGCCGACGACCTGCTGGCGACCTTCCGCCTGACGGATGCCGGCGCACGCAAGGTCGGCACCTACTCCGGCGGCATGCGTCGTCGGCTCGACATCGCCATGAGCCTGGTCGGACACCCCGAGGTCATCTATCTCGACGAGCCGACCACGGGCCTCGACCCCGAAGCCCGCATCGAGGTGTGGGACGTGGTCAAGGAGCTGGCGCACACCGGCACGACCGTGCTGCTCACCACGCAGTACCTCGATGAGGCGGAGCAGCTGGCCGACCGCATCGCCATCCTGCACGAGGGCCGCATCATCGCCAACGGCACCCTCGCCGACCTGAAGAAGCTGCTCCCGGCCGCGAAGGTCGAGTACGTCGAGAAGCAGCCCACCCTCGAGGAGATCTTCCTCACCCTCATCGGCCCCAAGGCCTCGGAAAAGAAGGAGGACGCAGCATGA
- a CDS encoding DUF1048 domain-containing protein, with protein sequence MAAKWIEALTGSLEQKKQYKQAKARIDALPSPYREVANAQYRYYMYYGGITDGDTIVTMFLDLADLWERAALDGTPVSSIVGDDPVEYAEEYARAYGGTQWIDKERARLIKAFDDAKKKENES encoded by the coding sequence ATGGCCGCAAAGTGGATCGAAGCGCTCACCGGATCGCTCGAGCAGAAGAAGCAGTACAAGCAGGCGAAGGCCCGCATCGACGCGCTCCCCTCGCCCTACCGCGAGGTCGCCAACGCCCAGTACCGGTACTACATGTACTACGGCGGCATCACCGACGGCGACACCATCGTCACGATGTTCCTCGACCTCGCCGACCTGTGGGAGCGCGCCGCGCTCGACGGAACCCCGGTGAGCTCGATCGTCGGCGACGACCCCGTCGAGTACGCCGAGGAGTACGCCCGCGCATACGGCGGAACGCAGTGGATCGACAAGGAGCGCGCACGCCTCATCAAGGCGTTCGACGACGCGAAGAAGAAGGAGAACGAATCATGA
- a CDS encoding PadR family transcriptional regulator: MGKQMTEMLKGTLEGIVLALLAEQPAYGYEITTRIRDHGFTDIAEGTIYALLVRIEQKSLVDVEKVPSEKGPPRKVYTLNAQGTQELEEFWNTWSFLRTHIEQLNTNNTDSKNTNNEEN; encoded by the coding sequence ATGGGCAAGCAGATGACCGAGATGCTCAAGGGCACTCTGGAGGGCATCGTTCTGGCCCTCCTCGCCGAGCAGCCGGCATACGGGTACGAGATCACCACACGGATCCGCGACCACGGATTCACCGACATCGCCGAGGGCACGATCTATGCCCTGCTCGTACGCATCGAGCAGAAGAGCCTGGTCGACGTCGAGAAGGTGCCGAGCGAGAAGGGTCCGCCCCGCAAGGTGTACACCCTCAACGCGCAGGGCACGCAGGAGCTCGAGGAGTTCTGGAACACCTGGAGCTTCCTCAGGACGCACATCGAACAGCTGAACACGAACAACACCGACAGCAAGAACACGAACAACGAGGAGAACTGA
- a CDS encoding LysM peptidoglycan-binding domain-containing protein, with product MKRSTKITTAVVVVAVAGLVAAAAPAVVSAAPAVFGVASWASERFAAAEPSTTPTSRAADAEDPARENLVSLGDGISVPAGGPGDCTTNAFINIGSDDGETMHAKLLGELVEMGESELARGPVTLDADGEIFSYEVQAGDSLIAIGERFCVDYVTVGSFNHVRGFEPIAPGDVLYLRPDPTLPFVDIYSPYKAEPGSSTIAYSDGVAAFSTAVATADLGAARWLWKRLEKDMSPATAAVITRALRDEDLSLLGRMFP from the coding sequence ATGAAACGCTCCACCAAGATCACCACCGCCGTCGTCGTCGTGGCCGTCGCCGGGCTGGTCGCTGCTGCCGCCCCCGCTGTGGTCAGCGCCGCGCCCGCAGTGTTCGGTGTCGCCTCCTGGGCATCGGAGCGTTTCGCCGCCGCCGAGCCCTCCACGACCCCCACGAGTCGCGCCGCGGACGCCGAGGATCCGGCCCGGGAGAACCTCGTCTCCCTCGGCGACGGCATCAGCGTTCCCGCCGGCGGTCCCGGCGACTGCACCACCAACGCGTTCATCAACATCGGGAGCGACGACGGCGAAACGATGCATGCCAAGCTCCTGGGCGAGCTCGTCGAGATGGGCGAGTCGGAGCTGGCGCGCGGACCCGTGACCCTGGATGCCGACGGAGAGATCTTCTCGTACGAAGTGCAGGCCGGCGACAGCCTCATCGCGATCGGCGAGCGCTTCTGCGTCGACTATGTCACCGTGGGCAGCTTCAACCATGTGCGCGGCTTTGAGCCGATCGCACCCGGGGACGTCCTCTACCTGCGCCCGGATCCGACGCTTCCGTTCGTCGACATCTACTCGCCGTACAAAGCCGAACCCGGGTCTTCGACCATCGCCTACTCCGACGGCGTGGCGGCGTTCTCGACCGCCGTCGCCACCGCAGACCTGGGTGCCGCGCGGTGGCTGTGGAAGCGTCTGGAGAAGGACATGTCACCGGCGACCGCCGCCGTGATCACGCGGGCGCTGCGCGACGAGGATCTGTCGCTGCTCGGCCGCATGTTCCCGTAG
- a CDS encoding response regulator, producing the protein MRIVIAEDDTLLREGLALLLRSEGFEVVAAVDNADAFLDLLDQADAAVVDVRMPPTFTSEGLKAAAEARARRPGFPVLVLSAYVEDRYAGELLAAGADGLGYLLKERVGKVASFVDALHRVAAGGTVMDPEVISQLMSRRRADDPVQTLTPREREVLGLMAEGLDNATIAGRLFVTETAVSKHIGNIFGKLGLASSDSGHRRVLAVLAYLRT; encoded by the coding sequence ATGCGGATCGTGATCGCCGAAGACGACACCCTGCTGCGGGAGGGTCTGGCGCTGCTGCTGCGCAGCGAGGGATTCGAGGTCGTCGCGGCCGTCGACAACGCCGACGCCTTCCTCGACCTCCTCGATCAGGCGGACGCGGCGGTGGTCGATGTGCGGATGCCGCCCACCTTCACGAGCGAGGGGTTGAAGGCCGCGGCCGAAGCCCGCGCCCGCCGCCCCGGGTTCCCGGTGCTGGTGCTGTCGGCGTACGTCGAGGATCGATACGCGGGCGAGCTGCTGGCGGCCGGCGCCGACGGCCTCGGCTACCTGCTCAAGGAGCGCGTCGGCAAGGTCGCGTCGTTCGTCGATGCCCTGCACCGCGTGGCCGCCGGCGGCACGGTGATGGATCCCGAGGTCATCTCGCAGCTGATGAGTCGCCGCCGCGCCGACGACCCGGTGCAGACGCTCACACCCCGCGAGCGCGAGGTGCTGGGCCTCATGGCGGAGGGACTCGACAACGCCACCATCGCCGGGCGGCTGTTCGTCACCGAGACCGCGGTGAGCAAGCACATCGGCAACATCTTCGGCAAGCTCGGCCTCGCCTCCAGCGACAGCGGCCATCGGCGTGTGCTCGCCGTGCTCGCGTACCTGCGCACTTGA
- a CDS encoding sensor histidine kinase, with protein sequence MKDGRMRRWLRAWGYLAVEAVVSIASVVFLCLGIVLLPFMIITGGVLLMPEAVQSLHRWTDLSRRRVGAYRGEELAPIGRALPPSSTIEDRLRFAFSRTTGRDVLWLAVQGLPVLFVSLLTISLPVAAVNTLAITYYWQFAPADDPVGSVYPVTSWELAATMPLLAAVYAALSVFLIPAVARLVSFVSANLLATPEKSRLAARVDALTLSRAAALDAHAAELRRIERDLHDGAQNRLVNVVMMLGIAERAQETGGDVLEPLRRAQDAATDALAGLRRTVHDIYPPILDELGLEGALASLAGRSVVPCTIETTQVGRVPAAVESASYFVVAEALTNVSKYSEATRAAVRVEREGELLLITVEDDGVGGAVERPGGGVAGIRRRIEAFEGTLNLTSPTGGPTILRAELPCGS encoded by the coding sequence GTGAAGGACGGACGGATGCGGCGCTGGCTGCGCGCGTGGGGATACCTGGCCGTCGAGGCGGTGGTGTCGATCGCGTCCGTGGTGTTCCTCTGCCTGGGAATCGTCCTGCTCCCGTTCATGATCATCACCGGCGGTGTGCTGCTGATGCCCGAGGCCGTGCAGAGCCTGCACCGGTGGACGGATCTCAGCCGCCGCCGGGTCGGCGCCTACCGCGGCGAGGAGCTGGCGCCGATCGGCCGTGCGCTTCCGCCCTCGTCGACCATCGAGGACCGTCTGCGCTTCGCGTTCTCGCGCACCACCGGCCGCGACGTCCTGTGGCTCGCGGTGCAGGGACTCCCCGTGCTGTTCGTCTCACTGCTGACGATCTCGCTGCCCGTCGCGGCGGTCAACACCCTCGCCATCACCTACTACTGGCAGTTCGCCCCCGCCGATGACCCCGTCGGTTCGGTCTACCCCGTCACGTCCTGGGAACTCGCGGCCACGATGCCGCTGCTCGCGGCGGTCTACGCCGCCCTCTCGGTCTTCCTGATCCCCGCCGTCGCACGCCTGGTGTCGTTCGTCTCGGCGAACCTGCTCGCGACACCGGAGAAGTCCCGCCTCGCCGCCCGCGTCGACGCCCTGACCCTCAGTCGCGCCGCCGCGCTCGACGCGCATGCGGCCGAGCTCCGCCGCATCGAGCGCGACCTGCACGACGGCGCGCAGAATCGCCTGGTCAACGTGGTCATGATGCTCGGGATCGCGGAGCGTGCTCAGGAGACCGGAGGCGACGTGCTCGAGCCTCTCCGGCGAGCGCAGGATGCCGCGACCGATGCACTCGCGGGACTCCGCCGCACCGTGCACGACATCTATCCGCCGATCCTCGACGAGCTCGGACTCGAGGGGGCGCTGGCATCCCTCGCCGGGCGCAGCGTCGTCCCGTGCACGATCGAGACGACCCAGGTGGGGCGCGTGCCGGCGGCCGTCGAGTCCGCCAGCTACTTCGTCGTCGCCGAGGCGCTCACGAACGTCAGCAAGTACAGCGAGGCGACGCGGGCGGCCGTGCGGGTCGAGCGCGAGGGCGAACTCCTGCTCATCACGGTCGAGGATGACGGCGTGGGCGGCGCGGTCGAGCGTCCCGGTGGCGGGGTCGCCGGCATCCGTCGTCGCATCGAAGCCTTCGAGGGGACACTGAACCTCACGAGTCCCACCGGCGGACCCACCATCCTGAGAGCGGAGCTGCCATGCGGATCGTGA
- a CDS encoding ABC transporter ATP-binding protein has product MTSTPLALAVDAGPSEALRLQSVVKTYGAGSNRVTALRGVNLAIAKGTFTAIMGPSGSGKSTLLHSAAGLDRPSSGSVHLGGTEISGLKARQLTAFRRDHVGFVFQAYNLLPALNVEDNITLPLRLGSRRLDPQWLDFLLHAVGLSEFRRRRPSELSGGQQQRVAIARALITRPHVVFGDEPTGALDSRAGKQVLDLLAHTARELNQTVVVVTHDPVVASHADRVIFLADGAFAGYLDGADPAQINERMSALGEW; this is encoded by the coding sequence ATGACCTCCACACCACTTGCTCTCGCCGTCGATGCGGGGCCTTCCGAGGCGCTGCGCCTGCAGTCCGTCGTCAAGACCTACGGCGCAGGCAGCAACCGCGTCACCGCTCTGCGCGGTGTCAACCTCGCCATCGCGAAGGGCACGTTCACCGCGATCATGGGTCCGTCCGGCTCGGGTAAGAGCACGCTGCTGCACAGCGCTGCCGGACTCGACCGGCCGAGCAGTGGCTCCGTGCACCTGGGTGGCACGGAGATCTCGGGGCTCAAGGCCCGTCAGCTCACCGCGTTCCGCCGCGATCACGTGGGCTTCGTGTTCCAGGCGTACAACCTGCTGCCGGCCCTGAACGTCGAGGACAACATCACGTTGCCGCTGCGCCTCGGCAGCCGTCGGCTCGATCCGCAGTGGCTCGACTTCCTGCTCCACGCGGTCGGCCTGAGCGAGTTCCGGCGGCGGCGTCCCTCCGAGCTCTCCGGCGGTCAGCAGCAGCGCGTGGCGATCGCCCGCGCCCTGATCACCCGTCCGCACGTGGTGTTCGGCGACGAGCCGACCGGCGCACTCGACTCCCGCGCCGGGAAGCAGGTCCTCGACCTGCTCGCGCATACGGCGCGGGAGCTGAACCAGACGGTCGTGGTGGTGACGCATGACCCGGTGGTGGCGTCGCACGCCGACCGCGTGATCTTCCTCGCCGACGGGGCGTTCGCCGGATACCTCGACGGCGCCGACCCCGCGCAGATCAACGAGCGCATGAGCGCCCTCGGGGAGTGGTGA
- a CDS encoding ABC transporter permease, producing MAKQLGTGRLVRADLRHHRGSFVGVAVAVFVASALVTGLGVLVESGMRGGLAPERYAAVDVVVGAPQQVDVPEDLPVPLRERVPLPDEAPRDVAAVPGVDRVVIDVTVPLGVHGADAGAGESAPVEAHPWAATALTGFELREGREPAAADEVVVGAGNGHAVGDTVVLAHGGIPSEYRVVGEVAAPVAPTRATPVFLTEQRIHELDPHDGAAQALGVFTADPERTATAIEEAFPGLIARTGDGRGDIEFLDSGAARSTLVAIGSAFVGTCILVAMFIVAGTLSLSVQSRRRDYALLRAVGASPAQVHSLVAREVLTVAAAAVLLGIVPGYLLSGMLQSAFVAGGVIPGDFALAVGPLPAVGAVLLVLASAWGAARIAAARVAKLDPVEALRESATGAPAIGLPRIITGLILAGAGVSVSTVPLVVRGQLAAGAAAGAAMLLIIALAVLGPWLVALSVGAVGAVLRRLSSAGFLASANAVANSRRLASAILPIALGIGLGLVQIGAPSIIAAEAATQASAGVIADLRVTAPTGLASEAIDVIRSTPGVTEASGVAMSTAVLDSRDLEGKLERAEHVLQGIDPDEVGNSLDLRVREGSLTELDGVTTVAVSTDATQSLGVDLGDTVTGHLGDGSPLQATVVAVYERGLGFGDLTMAADAVRAHTTAGLDAFALVAVADGAADDVRAALGELGLVVTDGPGQKAAGAGAQSQQGWVNLIALLVILGYIAIAVVNTLVMATGERSRELALLQLIGSSRGQVRAMMRIEAVLVAVVAMVFGVVVAIPPLIGVSMGISGQPVPALPVVGSLAIILSMGALALVALWIGTTATMRTRPIDEIGSRQ from the coding sequence ATGGCCAAGCAGTTGGGTACCGGCCGGCTCGTCCGTGCGGATCTGCGCCACCACCGGGGAAGCTTCGTCGGCGTCGCGGTCGCAGTGTTCGTCGCGAGCGCGCTGGTGACCGGCCTCGGCGTCCTCGTCGAATCCGGCATGCGCGGCGGCCTGGCCCCCGAGCGCTATGCGGCGGTCGACGTCGTGGTCGGCGCGCCGCAGCAGGTGGATGTGCCGGAAGATCTGCCGGTGCCGCTCCGGGAGCGCGTGCCTCTGCCGGACGAGGCGCCGCGTGACGTCGCCGCCGTCCCGGGCGTCGACCGCGTCGTGATCGACGTGACGGTCCCACTCGGCGTGCACGGGGCGGATGCCGGAGCCGGGGAGTCCGCCCCGGTCGAGGCCCACCCGTGGGCGGCCACCGCGCTGACGGGCTTCGAGCTGCGTGAAGGCCGAGAGCCCGCGGCGGCGGACGAGGTCGTCGTCGGCGCGGGAAACGGTCATGCCGTGGGGGACACGGTCGTGCTCGCGCACGGCGGCATCCCGTCGGAGTACCGGGTGGTCGGCGAGGTCGCGGCGCCCGTCGCGCCCACCAGAGCGACGCCGGTGTTCCTGACCGAGCAGCGGATCCACGAGCTCGATCCGCACGACGGCGCCGCGCAGGCGCTCGGCGTGTTCACCGCGGATCCGGAGCGGACGGCGACCGCGATCGAGGAGGCTTTCCCCGGGCTGATCGCCCGCACGGGCGACGGCCGCGGCGACATCGAGTTCCTCGACTCCGGGGCAGCGCGGTCCACACTCGTCGCCATCGGCAGCGCCTTCGTCGGCACGTGCATCCTCGTCGCGATGTTCATCGTGGCGGGCACGCTGTCGTTGTCGGTGCAGTCGCGGCGTCGCGACTACGCACTGCTGCGGGCCGTCGGAGCGAGTCCTGCTCAGGTGCATTCGCTCGTCGCCCGCGAGGTGCTGACGGTCGCAGCGGCCGCCGTGCTGCTCGGTATCGTCCCCGGCTACCTCCTCTCAGGCATGCTGCAGTCCGCGTTCGTGGCCGGCGGTGTGATCCCGGGCGACTTCGCTCTGGCGGTGGGCCCGCTTCCCGCGGTGGGCGCGGTGCTGCTCGTGCTCGCGTCGGCCTGGGGTGCGGCCCGTATCGCCGCCGCTCGGGTCGCGAAGCTCGATCCGGTCGAGGCGCTGCGCGAGTCGGCGACGGGTGCACCCGCGATCGGTCTGCCGCGCATCATCACCGGGCTCATCCTGGCGGGCGCGGGTGTCTCTGTCTCGACCGTGCCTCTCGTCGTTCGCGGCCAGCTGGCTGCGGGCGCAGCTGCGGGTGCGGCCATGCTGCTGATCATCGCGCTCGCCGTGCTCGGCCCGTGGCTGGTGGCGTTGAGCGTGGGCGCGGTCGGCGCGGTACTGCGTCGACTGTCCTCCGCGGGGTTCCTCGCCTCGGCCAACGCCGTGGCGAACAGCCGACGCCTGGCGTCGGCGATCCTTCCCATCGCCCTCGGCATCGGGCTCGGGCTCGTGCAGATCGGGGCACCGTCGATCATCGCCGCGGAGGCGGCGACTCAGGCGAGCGCCGGAGTCATCGCCGACCTTCGCGTGACGGCGCCGACCGGGCTCGCATCCGAGGCCATCGACGTGATCCGCTCGACCCCGGGGGTGACGGAGGCGTCCGGCGTCGCGATGAGCACCGCGGTGCTCGACTCCCGCGACCTCGAGGGGAAGCTGGAGAGGGCGGAGCACGTGCTGCAGGGTATCGATCCGGACGAGGTGGGGAACAGTCTCGACCTGCGGGTACGAGAGGGCTCACTCACGGAGCTCGACGGTGTGACGACGGTGGCCGTGAGCACGGATGCCACCCAGTCGCTGGGCGTGGACCTCGGCGACACGGTCACCGGCCACCTCGGTGACGGCTCTCCGCTGCAGGCGACGGTGGTCGCGGTTTACGAGCGCGGGCTCGGCTTCGGCGATCTCACCATGGCCGCCGATGCGGTCCGGGCGCACACCACGGCGGGCCTCGACGCGTTCGCGCTCGTGGCGGTCGCTGACGGTGCCGCGGACGATGTGCGCGCCGCTCTGGGCGAGCTCGGCCTCGTCGTCACCGACGGGCCGGGCCAGAAGGCCGCAGGGGCCGGAGCGCAGTCGCAGCAGGGGTGGGTGAATCTCATCGCCCTGCTCGTGATCCTCGGCTACATCGCGATCGCCGTCGTCAACACCCTCGTGATGGCGACGGGCGAGCGGTCTCGTGAGCTGGCGCTGCTGCAGCTGATCGGCTCCTCCCGCGGTCAGGTGCGCGCGATGATGCGGATCGAGGCCGTGCTCGTTGCGGTCGTCGCGATGGTGTTCGGCGTCGTGGTCGCGATCCCTCCGCTCATCGGAGTGAGCATGGGCATCTCGGGGCAGCCGGTGCCTGCCCTCCCCGTGGTCGGGTCGCTCGCCATCATCCTGTCCATGGGGGCACTGGCGCTCGTGGCCCTGTGGATCGGGACGACGGCGACGATGCGCACCCGTCCGATCGACGAGATCGGCTCGCGCCAGTAG